One window of Peteryoungia desertarenae genomic DNA carries:
- a CDS encoding PLP-dependent aminotransferase family protein, which yields MLDWDHVFARRAERMRASEIRELLKLLDQPDIISFAGGIPDPALFPTDAFREAYSECLGGGDAASGLQYSVSEGYRPLRYWLQRELGQFGISCDIDNIFITSGSQQALDYLGKLFLSAGDTALVTSPTYLGALQAFNAYEPNYDQLGVANRTPESYHTAALAHGGAVKFAYLSPDFANPTGETVRLEERHRLLTLADELEIPVIEDAAYQHLRYDGEAVPPILALDIARSGSIEETRTIYCGSFSKTLAPGLRVGYVVAAKPVIRKLVLIKQAADLHSSSINQMAIAHVAERHFEAQVAKIRQAYRARRDAMLAALERHMPTGTDWTRPEGGMFVWVTLPEVIDATALLSRSVKTEKVAFVPGQAFFADRSSANTLRLSFSCASEPMIEDGIQRLGRLIASELS from the coding sequence ATGCTGGACTGGGATCATGTTTTTGCTAGGCGCGCGGAGCGCATGCGTGCCTCCGAAATACGGGAATTGCTGAAGCTTCTTGATCAGCCGGACATCATCTCCTTTGCGGGAGGGATTCCCGATCCAGCCCTCTTTCCGACTGATGCCTTCCGCGAGGCCTACAGCGAGTGCTTAGGGGGCGGCGACGCTGCGTCCGGACTGCAGTATTCCGTTTCTGAAGGCTATCGACCCCTGCGTTACTGGTTGCAGAGGGAACTGGGGCAGTTCGGCATCTCCTGCGATATCGACAATATCTTCATCACCTCCGGCTCGCAGCAGGCACTTGATTACCTGGGTAAACTGTTTCTTTCTGCGGGGGATACGGCGCTTGTGACCTCGCCGACCTATCTCGGCGCACTGCAGGCCTTCAACGCCTATGAGCCGAATTACGATCAGCTTGGGGTCGCCAACCGGACACCCGAAAGCTACCACACCGCAGCACTCGCGCATGGAGGTGCGGTCAAGTTCGCCTACCTGTCTCCCGACTTCGCCAATCCGACGGGCGAGACCGTCCGTCTTGAGGAACGTCACCGCCTTCTGACACTTGCAGATGAGCTGGAGATCCCCGTGATCGAGGACGCCGCTTATCAGCATCTGCGCTATGACGGCGAGGCCGTGCCGCCAATCCTGGCCCTCGACATTGCGCGCAGCGGTTCTATCGAGGAAACCCGTACCATTTACTGCGGCAGTTTCTCCAAGACGCTCGCTCCCGGCTTGCGGGTTGGTTATGTCGTTGCTGCCAAACCGGTCATACGCAAGCTCGTCCTGATCAAGCAGGCGGCTGATCTGCATTCTTCCTCCATCAATCAGATGGCGATCGCCCATGTTGCAGAGCGCCATTTTGAAGCGCAAGTGGCCAAGATACGGCAGGCCTATCGAGCCCGTCGCGATGCCATGCTGGCCGCTCTTGAGCGCCATATGCCAACGGGCACAGACTGGACGCGACCGGAGGGAGGCATGTTTGTCTGGGTCACGTTACCGGAGGTGATTGACGCAACGGCATTGCTTTCCCGCTCGGTGAAAACTGAGAAAGTGGCGTTTGTGCCAGGACAGGCTTTCTTTGCAGACCGGAGCTCTGCCAATACGCTCCGGCTCTCGTTTTCCTGCGCCAGCGAGCCAATGATTGAAGACGGGATACAGCGACTTGGCCGACTCATTGCGTCGGAACTGTCATAA
- a CDS encoding GGDEF domain-containing protein produces MPNVESDMAHPPEATHGIQIVCRTINLLGIIAVRRPTKHKPGEAKTLRIREVLTRILGSLETDRHESWDQLTELFRISPHLFAASAIGAAAISPALGGQRLEVGIALSLVAAQVLMRAVAWHAFRNRSQKTSYEVWFRRFTILSILSGIAWGTSLAVLFVGAEPQSQVITLAVGCGIVQSASGRAYMAPRSTLIVLLIIMGLMNLAAFTEGQWILLPICVAYLFFQATFMSRLIELEMSRRQAEDETKHLLRELADSNHKLKRANERLQQHALTDALTGLPNRRSFDRQLTRAVLERDETGAPLSLILLDIDHFKQFNDRYGHQEGDKCLQHVAGVLARHADENGYQPARYGGEEFAVILPSTPRETAADVAERLRRQIANLPFRISNGTEIKITASFGVAQFQQGDVDAKKQLIAQADRNLYRAKEQGRNCVISRETEADPLHS; encoded by the coding sequence TTGCCGAACGTCGAGAGCGACATGGCTCACCCGCCAGAAGCAACGCATGGCATACAAATTGTGTGCCGCACTATCAATCTATTAGGAATAATCGCTGTAAGGCGGCCAACAAAGCACAAACCTGGAGAGGCAAAGACATTGCGGATAAGAGAAGTTTTGACGCGGATCCTGGGGTCGCTGGAAACTGATCGTCACGAGTCTTGGGACCAGCTTACCGAGCTCTTTCGCATCTCTCCGCATCTGTTCGCTGCCTCGGCGATCGGGGCAGCAGCGATCAGCCCCGCCCTCGGCGGACAAAGGCTTGAAGTCGGCATCGCCCTGTCGCTTGTCGCCGCGCAGGTTCTGATGCGTGCGGTCGCATGGCATGCTTTCAGAAACAGGAGCCAAAAGACCTCCTATGAGGTCTGGTTTCGCCGCTTCACAATCCTGTCAATCCTATCAGGTATTGCATGGGGGACGAGTTTGGCCGTTCTCTTCGTGGGTGCCGAGCCGCAATCACAAGTGATTACACTGGCTGTTGGTTGCGGCATTGTGCAATCTGCTTCAGGCCGCGCCTATATGGCACCTCGGTCCACCCTGATCGTTCTGCTGATCATCATGGGGCTCATGAACCTTGCGGCCTTCACCGAAGGCCAGTGGATTTTGCTTCCTATCTGCGTGGCCTATCTGTTTTTCCAGGCGACATTCATGAGCCGTCTGATTGAACTGGAAATGAGCCGCCGACAGGCAGAAGACGAGACAAAACACCTGTTGCGGGAATTGGCTGATAGCAATCACAAGCTCAAGCGGGCCAACGAAAGGCTGCAACAGCATGCGCTGACCGATGCGTTGACCGGTCTGCCAAACCGACGAAGTTTCGACAGACAACTGACGCGGGCTGTTCTGGAACGGGACGAGACCGGTGCTCCTTTGTCCCTGATCCTGTTGGATATCGACCATTTCAAGCAATTCAACGATCGTTATGGCCACCAGGAAGGCGACAAGTGTCTGCAGCACGTCGCTGGCGTTTTGGCGCGACACGCCGATGAGAACGGCTATCAACCTGCCCGGTATGGTGGCGAGGAGTTTGCCGTGATCTTGCCGTCAACGCCGCGAGAGACCGCAGCAGACGTCGCCGAAAGACTCCGTCGACAAATCGCAAATCTCCCATTCCGGATATCGAATGGAACTGAAATCAAAATCACGGCAAGTTTCGGCGTGGCTCAATTTCAACAAGGTGACGTCGACGCCAAGAAACAGCTCATCGCCCAAGCCGACAGAAACCTTTATCGCGCGAAAGAACAGGGCCGCAATTGCGTGATATCACGCGAGACAGAGGCAGACCCTCTGCATTCCTGA
- the ilvC gene encoding ketol-acid reductoisomerase, whose amino-acid sequence MRVYYDRDADLNLIKAKKVAVIGYGSQGRAHALNLKDSGAQNLVIALKAGSPTIKKAEADGFKVMTVAEAAAWADLMMMATPDELQADIYKADIAPNIRDGAAIAFAHGLNVHFGLIEPKSTVDVVMIAPKGPGHTVRGEYQKGGGVPCLVAIHHNASGNALELALSYACGVGGGRSGIIETSFKEECETDLFGEQVVLCGGLVELIRAGFETLVEAGYAPEMAYFECLHEVKLIVDLIYEGGIANMNYSISNTAEWGEYVTGPRIITAETKAEMKRVLHDIQTGKFTSDWMQEYRAGAARFKGIRRMNDAHQIEEVGAKLRGMMPWIAKNQLVDKTRN is encoded by the coding sequence ATGCGCGTCTATTACGATCGGGATGCCGATTTGAACCTCATCAAGGCCAAGAAGGTCGCTGTCATCGGCTATGGCTCTCAGGGCCGCGCCCATGCGCTGAACCTCAAGGACTCGGGCGCCCAGAATCTGGTCATCGCGCTCAAGGCTGGTTCGCCGACGATCAAGAAGGCCGAAGCTGATGGCTTCAAGGTCATGACGGTTGCCGAAGCTGCCGCCTGGGCGGACCTGATGATGATGGCGACACCGGACGAACTTCAGGCTGACATCTACAAGGCCGACATCGCTCCGAACATCCGTGACGGCGCGGCCATCGCATTCGCTCACGGCCTCAACGTTCATTTCGGCCTGATCGAGCCGAAGTCGACCGTCGACGTCGTTATGATCGCTCCGAAGGGCCCGGGCCACACGGTTCGCGGCGAATACCAGAAGGGCGGCGGCGTTCCCTGCCTCGTTGCCATCCATCACAATGCCTCGGGCAACGCCCTTGAACTCGCTCTCTCCTACGCCTGTGGCGTTGGTGGCGGCCGGTCGGGCATCATCGAAACCTCCTTCAAGGAAGAGTGCGAAACCGACCTCTTCGGCGAACAGGTCGTTCTCTGCGGTGGTCTCGTCGAGCTGATCCGCGCTGGTTTCGAAACGCTGGTCGAAGCCGGTTACGCTCCGGAAATGGCCTATTTCGAGTGCCTGCACGAAGTAAAGCTGATCGTCGACCTGATCTATGAAGGCGGTATCGCCAACATGAACTACTCGATCTCGAACACGGCCGAGTGGGGCGAATATGTCACCGGTCCGCGCATCATCACGGCTGAAACCAAGGCTGAAATGAAGCGCGTGCTGCACGACATCCAGACCGGCAAGTTCACCTCGGACTGGATGCAGGAATACCGTGCCGGTGCTGCCCGCTTCAAGGGCATCCGCCGCATGAACGACGCCCACCAGATCGAAGAAGTCGGCGCCAAGCTGCGCGGCATGATGCCGTGGATCGCCAAGAACCAGCTGGTCGACAAGACCCGCAACTGA
- a CDS encoding TetR/AcrR family transcriptional regulator, producing MSAETTQVSEFSPRQSAVLAEALRLLVEGGDKAVTTAGLARAANCSKESLYKWFGDRDGLLSAMISYQASKVRTFERPGERLTAASLRDHLDTFARDLLDVLAGDVSLALNRLAIGQSSRDGSKLGTLLLERGRRQIDRRARALLDAGQRDGLLRFTDGEDAYRTLYGLIVSDLHVRMLLGEAPQPSNFGSRAEKAVQAFLTLYGTDRVLAGLDSAGRATSASTNLHHN from the coding sequence TTGTCTGCCGAAACGACCCAAGTCTCTGAGTTTTCACCGCGTCAGAGTGCTGTTCTGGCAGAGGCTCTTCGTCTGCTGGTCGAGGGCGGTGACAAGGCGGTCACGACAGCCGGGCTTGCGCGGGCGGCAAATTGCTCCAAGGAAAGCCTCTACAAGTGGTTCGGAGATCGCGACGGTCTGCTGTCTGCAATGATTTCCTATCAGGCGAGCAAGGTTCGCACTTTCGAGAGGCCCGGCGAGCGGCTCACGGCAGCGTCACTGCGCGATCATCTTGATACGTTTGCGCGCGACCTTCTGGATGTTCTGGCCGGTGATGTATCGCTCGCGCTCAACCGGCTCGCCATAGGCCAATCAAGCCGCGATGGTTCGAAGCTTGGCACTTTGCTGCTGGAGCGAGGCCGCCGCCAGATCGATCGCCGCGCACGCGCACTGCTCGATGCGGGCCAGCGTGACGGTCTCCTGCGCTTCACCGACGGAGAGGATGCCTACCGCACGCTTTATGGCCTCATCGTCAGCGATCTCCATGTGCGCATGCTTCTAGGCGAAGCACCGCAACCGTCGAATTTCGGTAGCAGGGCGGAGAAGGCAGTTCAGGCCTTCTTGACACTCTATGGTACCGATCGCGTTCTGGCCGGTCTGGATAGTGCTGGCCGCGCCACATCTGCCTCCACAAATCTTCACCACAACTGA